A segment of the Streptomyces sp. L2 genome:
GGGGGAGACCCACGAGAGGCTCGACCAGGACACCCGCTACAAGCTGCTGGTCCGGGACATTCCCCGGCCGCTGGTCCACCCCGGAGCCGACGCCCCGCTGCACCGCAGGCTGCAGGCGTCGCTGAGTTCCTGGTACTACCGGGACCGGGTCGACATGCCCACCACGGCGGAGGAGCGGCTGCAGATCACGGGCCGCACGGCCGACCCGGTCTCCGAGGGCGCCGGCGGGGAGGGGAGCGAGGGCGAGGAGTGAGCGCGGGCGGGCTGAGCGAGGGCGAGGAGCGGGCGGGGGCGGGGAGTGCGGACACAAGCGTGTCGCGCCCGTGCGACGACGGGCGCGACACCTGGGGACGGTGGAATTCACCGGTGTGGTCGGCGGGCCCTGCTCATGCCGACGGTCAGCCCCATCGCGGCCAGCCCCAGCAACAGGGTCACGGCACCCGTGAAGCAGTTGTTCCACACGATGCCGGCGCGCGCGCCGTGGGTCGCGGTGACCACCCAGGGCGCGACGATCAGCCACACGCCGAGCGGCGCGATCACCCAGGCCAGCCGGAGCATCCGCTCCGGTGCCAGGACCAGTCCGAGACCGATCAGGCCCACGGTGATACCGACGATGAGGTTGTTGACGGTGATGTTGGGGTCACTCGCCGAGAAGTGGATGACCCAGGGGGATATGGCGCAGTAGACACCCGCCAGGAGAATCAGTCCCTCGACGGCGATCGCCGGGCCGCTGGAGGCAGTGCGCTCCAGCCGCTCCCGCATCTCCGCTATCTCGGGGTGGGTGCCCATCCAGCCTGTGTTCTGCGCGTACGACATCTCTGCCGTCTCCTCTCGGGGAGAGGGTTTATTGCCTTGTGCAACGAATCCCCCCTTTCGGGTGGTTTATCCATCTTTTATGTGGATTTCTCGCGTCAGGCGTCGCCCCGGCCGGAGAACTCGAAGACCATCCCGGAGACGCCCCCGCCGAGCAGGCCGAGCCCGATGAGGGAGAGCCACGCCCCGTAGATGAGGCCGACGGCCAGCAGCGTCACACCGGCGGCGGTGACCACGGGGTACGGGCTGTGCGGGGGGAAGAAGTCGACCCGGCCGCTGCGCTCCTGGATCTCCCCGTCCGGGCGGTCCTCCGGCCGCCGGCCCTTGCGCTTGTAGTTCATGACGAGGAAGAACGTGATCACCGACGACATGAGGCACGAGACGGTGAGCGCCGCGATGCCGGCGGGTTCGCGCGCGAACCAGATGTAGGCGACGTCGGTCAGCAGGAAGAAGACGGCCACGCCGCCGAAGAGATACGCCTCGTGCTTCATTCGCTCTGCGTCCCTAGGGTGTCGGGGGTGGGTTCCACGTCGCCGTGCTCCTCCTCGGGCAGCACCCGCAGGACCTCCGGATGGTGCAGGTCGAAGGCCGGGGAGTCGGACCGTACCCGCGGCAGCGCGTGGAAGTTGTGCCGCGGCGGGGGACAGGAGGTCGCCCATTCCAGGGAGCGGCCGTAGCCCCACGGGTCGTCGACCTCGACCATCTCGCCGTAGCGGGCCGTCTTCCACACGTTGTAGAGGAACGGCAGCGTCGACATGCCGAGCAGGAACGCGCCGATCGACGAGATGGTGTTCAGGGTGGTGAAGCCGTCCGCGGCCAGGTAGTCGGCGTACCGGCGGGGCATGCCCATCGCGCCGAGCCAGTGCTGGACGAGGAACGTGGTCTGGAAGCCGACGAACAGCGTCCAGAAGTGGATGCGGCCCAGCCGTTCGTCGAGCATCCGGCCCGTCCACTTGGGCCACCAGAAGTAGAAGCCGCCGAACGTGGCGAACACGATCGTCCCGAACAGCACGTAGTGCAGGTGGGCCACGATGAAGTAGCTGTCGGTCACGTGGAAGTCCAGCGGGGGCGAGGCGATCAGGACGCCGCTGAGCCCGCCCAGCAGGAAGGTCACCAGGAAGCCCAGCGACCACAGCATGGGGGTCTCGAACGAGAGGCTGCCCTGCCACATCGTGCCGATCCAGTTGAAGAACTTCACCCCGGTGGGCACCGCGATCAGGAAGGACATCAGGGAGAAGAACGGCAGCAGCACCGCACCGGTGGCGAACATGTGGTGCGCCCACACGGTGGCCGACAGCATGGTGATCGCGATCGTCGCCCCCACCATGCCGACGTAGCCGAACACCGGTTTGCGGCTGAACACCGGGATGATCTCCGTGACCACGCCGAAGAACGGCAGCGCCACGATGTAGACCTCCGGATGGCCGAAGAACCAGAACAGGTGCTGCCACAGCAGCGATCCGCCGGTGGCCGGGTCGAAGATGTGGGCCCCGAACTGGCGGTCCGCCACCAGGGCCAGCAGCAGCGCCGTGAGCACGGGGAAGGCCAGCAGCACCAGGATCGACGTGAACAGGATGTTCCACGTGAAGATCGGCATCCGGAACATCGTCATCCCCGGACAGCGCAGGCACATGATGGTGGCGATGAAGTTCACCGCGCCGAGCGTCGTGCTCAGACCCGCGACCGCCAGGCCCAGCGCCCACAGGTCACCGCCGTGCCCGGGGCTGTGCACCTCGCTGTTCAGCGGCGCGTAGGCGAACCAGCCGAAGGGCGCCGCACCGTGGTTGGCGAGGAACCCGCCGAGCACGGTGAGCCCCCCGAAGAGGAAGAGCCAGTACGTCAGGGCGTTCAGCCGGGGGAACGCCACGTCGGGCGCACCGATCTGCAGCGGCATCACCGCGTTCGCGAAACCGGCGAACGTGGGGGTGCCGAACAGCAGCATCATGATCGTGCCGTGGATGGTGAACAGCTCGTTGTACTGCTGCTCGGTGACGATCTGCATGCCCGGCCGGGCCAGTTCGGCCCGCATGAGCATCGCCATCGTCCCGGCCACCAGGAAGAACCCGAACGACGTGACGAGGTACAGGTTCCCGATCTTCTTGTGGTCGGTGGTGGTCAGGTAGTCCCTGATCCGCTCGCCCGTGCTGACGCGAGGGTTCCGCTCGGCATCCCGTGTTCCGCCCTGCCCCGGATGCGTTGTCGACATTGAGCGCCCTCCACGCGGTGAACCGACGGGCCGGCGTCCGGCCACGAACGCGACCGGGTTAGCCGCCACCGCCTGCTTCTAAACCCGGGCGCGCGCCGCCTGCGCCCGGGCCCGCTGCACCGTGCGGGTGACACCGCGCGCGCGTCACCCGGCCCGGGCCGACCTCCGGCCCGCAGGGCCGTGAGGCTGGGGAGCCGGCGGCACCGCCCGGGCGCCCGGCACCCGTTCGGCGGCGTCCGGAAGGCGGGGCCGGCGACGCGACAACAGAATGATCTTTGCATGCGGCAACCGAATCGGGGGACTCGCTGCGCCAGCCACGTCCCTGCCGACAGTCCGAGGCTCCCATGACGCCCCTCAGCACCATCAGTGAACCAGGACGGAGGAGAACGAGCGGCGCCCCCGCCCGGGCCGACGCCCCGCTGTCCTCCGAAAACATCGACGACCTGGTGCGCGGCGTCGCCCTCCAGCCCCCCGGCCCCGCCCGTGCCGCCGCCCGGGACCGCGTCATCCGGCGGCTCCTCCCGCTCGCCCGCCGGATCGCCGCCAAGTACCGCGGTGTGGCGGGGGAGGAGCAGGACGACCTCGTCCAGGTCGCCTGCCTCGGACTCGTCAAGGCCGTCGACGGCTACGACCCCGGCCGCGGCCACGCCTTCCTGTCGTACGCGCTGCCGACGGTCACCGGCGAACTCAAGCGCCATCTGCGGGACCGGACCGGGCCACTGCGGCTGCCCCGGCCGGTGCAGGAGGCCCGGCAGCGGGTGCGGCGGGCCCAGGAGGAGCTGGAGCAGCGGTCCCGCGGGCGCCCGCCCACGCCCGCCGAGATCGGGCGGGTCTGCGGTCTGACCGAGGAGGCCGTCACGGACGCGCTCAGGTCGGAGGCGGCCTGCCACCCCCGCTCGCTCGACGCCAACGGTGACGGCGCCGACGCGCTGCGGCCCGCCCTGGCCGACACCTTGGGCGGCTGCGACGCTGCCCTGGACCTCGTCGCCGACCGCGTGTCCCTGGCACACGCCCTGGGCGCCCTGCCCGAGCGTGAACGGCACATCCTCTACCTGCGGTTCTTCCACGACCAGACGCAGGCGCAGATCGCCGAGGCGGTCGGCCTCTCGCAGATGCACGTGTCCCGGCTGCTGAAACGCTGTCTGGCCCGGCTGCGCGACGAACTGCTGCCCCCCGAGCCCGAAACCGAGCCCGACCCCCGGGCCGCCGGCGCCCGGCCCGGCACACCCCCGGCCGAACCGCCCCGCCGGGAGACACCGGCCGACGCGTCCGGCCCCGGGACACCGGCCGAACCACGCGACCACGCGCGCGACGAGGCGCGGGCAGAGGCGCGGGACCACGAGGTACGGGCCGAAGCGCCCGGCCGGCCCGGAGGACTCCCGCGCACCGGGCGCCGCGAGACGCGTTCCCCGAGGCCAGGGCTCCACAGGCGCCGCGGGAGCCGCCGCACCCGTACGGCCAGGCGCGCGCCCACCGCCGCCACCCTCGCCGGCGGCAGGCCCGCAGCCCGTCCCGCACGCGCGACATGCCCCGTCCCGGCGCACCTGCCGAACCTGCCACGAGCCTGGCAAAAAGGTCACTTTCCGTTTATCAGAACGACCCGGGGGTCACCCACCGGGCACGACTGAGGCTGTCTCTGAGGGAGTTCGTATGACACTGGTCGCCGATTACGTCCTGCAGCGCCTGTCCGAATGGGGCGTGCACCGTGTCTACGGCTACCCCGGCGACGGCATCAACGGCATGCTCGGCGCCTTCGACCGGGCCGAGGGAGAGCCGGAGTTCATCCAGGTACGGCACGAGGAGATGGCCGCGTTCATGGCGTGCGCACACGCCAAGTTCACCGGCGAGGTCGGCTGCTGCATCGCCACCTCCGGCCCCGGCGCCGTACACCTGCTGAACGGCCTCTACGACGCGAAACTCGACCACCAGCCGGTCGTCGCCGTCATCGGCCAGCAGAAGCGGCTGTCGCTGGGCGCGCACTACCAGCAGGAGATCCACCTGGACCGGCTGTTCGCCGACGTGTCGGAGTTCTGCCAGGTCGTCATGCACCCGGGACAGACCCGGCACGTCATCGACCGGGCGTTCAAGACGGCCCTCACCACCCGCGGCGTCGCCACGATCATCATCCCGGACGATATCCAGGAGGAGGACGCCGTCCCGTCGCCGCCCAAGATGCACGGCTCCGTGTTCTCCAGCGTCGGCTGGAGCCAGCCGCGCGTGCTGCCCGACGAGGGCGAGCTGCGCAAGGCCGCCGGCATCCTCAACGCCGGCGAGAAGGTCGCCATGGTCATCGGCCAGGGCGCCGCCAAGGCCCAGGGCGAGGTCATCGAGGTCGCCGAACTCCTCGGCGCCGGAGTGGCGAAGGCACTCCTCGGGCGGGAGGTGCTGCCGGACGACCTGCCGTTCGTCACCGGCCCCATCGGCCTGCTCGGCAGCAAGGCCAGCGACGAGATGATCCAGGGCTGCGACACCCTGCTGATGGTCGGCACCAGCTTCCCCTACTCCGAATGGCTGCCCGACGAGGGGCAGGCCAAGGGCGTGGAGATCGACATCGACGGCCGGATGATCGGCATCCGGTACCCGATGGACGCGCACCTGGTCGGCGACTCCAAGGAGACCCTCAAGGCGCTGCTGCCGCTGCTGCGGCGCAAGGAGGACCGCGGCTGGCGCAAGAAGATCGAGAAGCACGTCCGCGAGTGGAACGCCGTCTGCGACAAGTGGGCGAGCGAGAACTTCGGCGGCACGATCAACCCGCAGGCGGTCGCCGCGGAGCTGTCGCCGCGCCTGCCCGACGGCGCCATCCTGACCGCCGACTCCGGCTCCGGGACCAACTGGTGGGCCCGGCACCTGAAGCTGCGCGACGGCATGCGGGCCTCGCTGTCCGGCACCCTCGCCACGATGGGCCCCGGCACGCCGTACGCCATCGCCGCGCGCTTCGCCTACCCGGACCGCCCGGTCATCGCCTTCGCCGGCGACGGCGCGTTCCAGATGAACGGCATGAACGAGATGATCACCATCAAGCGGTACCTGGACCGCCTGTCCGGACCCGCGCCGTTCGTCTTCTGCATCTTCAACAACCAGGACCTCAACCAGGTCACCTGGGAGCAGCGGGCCATGGCCGGCGACCCCAAGTACCCCGGCTCGCAGTACATCCCGGACGTGCCGTACGCCCAGTACGCCGAACTCCTCGGGCTGAAGGGCATCTACTGCGACAACCCGAAGAAGGTCGGGGCCGCCTGGGAGGAGGCCCTCGCCTGCGACCGGCCCGTGGTACTGGAGTTCAAGACCGACCAGGAGATCGCCCCGATCCCGCCGCACATCATGGCCGGCCAGGGCAAGAAGGCCGCCAAGGCCGCCGTGAAGGACCCGGAACGGACCGGCATCGCCACCAAGGGCGCCCGGCAGAAGCTGTCCGAGATGGTCGAGCGCCTGCCCGGCCGCCACTGAGGAGGACCGAACCGATGGCCGCAGGACCGGCCCCGGCCGCATGCCCGATCGACGCGGTCG
Coding sequences within it:
- a CDS encoding cytochrome c oxidase subunit 4, which encodes MKHEAYLFGGVAVFFLLTDVAYIWFAREPAGIAALTVSCLMSSVITFFLVMNYKRKGRRPEDRPDGEIQERSGRVDFFPPHSPYPVVTAAGVTLLAVGLIYGAWLSLIGLGLLGGGVSGMVFEFSGRGDA
- a CDS encoding SigB/SigF/SigG family RNA polymerase sigma factor encodes the protein MTPLSTISEPGRRRTSGAPARADAPLSSENIDDLVRGVALQPPGPARAAARDRVIRRLLPLARRIAAKYRGVAGEEQDDLVQVACLGLVKAVDGYDPGRGHAFLSYALPTVTGELKRHLRDRTGPLRLPRPVQEARQRVRRAQEELEQRSRGRPPTPAEIGRVCGLTEEAVTDALRSEAACHPRSLDANGDGADALRPALADTLGGCDAALDLVADRVSLAHALGALPERERHILYLRFFHDQTQAQIAEAVGLSQMHVSRLLKRCLARLRDELLPPEPETEPDPRAAGARPGTPPAEPPRRETPADASGPGTPAEPRDHARDEARAEARDHEVRAEAPGRPGGLPRTGRRETRSPRPGLHRRRGSRRTRTARRAPTAATLAGGRPAARPARATCPVPAHLPNLPRAWQKGHFPFIRTTRGSPTGHD
- a CDS encoding SPW repeat protein, which translates into the protein MSYAQNTGWMGTHPEIAEMRERLERTASSGPAIAVEGLILLAGVYCAISPWVIHFSASDPNITVNNLIVGITVGLIGLGLVLAPERMLRLAWVIAPLGVWLIVAPWVVTATHGARAGIVWNNCFTGAVTLLLGLAAMGLTVGMSRARRPHR
- the ctaD gene encoding cytochrome c oxidase subunit I; this encodes MSTTHPGQGGTRDAERNPRVSTGERIRDYLTTTDHKKIGNLYLVTSFGFFLVAGTMAMLMRAELARPGMQIVTEQQYNELFTIHGTIMMLLFGTPTFAGFANAVMPLQIGAPDVAFPRLNALTYWLFLFGGLTVLGGFLANHGAAPFGWFAYAPLNSEVHSPGHGGDLWALGLAVAGLSTTLGAVNFIATIMCLRCPGMTMFRMPIFTWNILFTSILVLLAFPVLTALLLALVADRQFGAHIFDPATGGSLLWQHLFWFFGHPEVYIVALPFFGVVTEIIPVFSRKPVFGYVGMVGATIAITMLSATVWAHHMFATGAVLLPFFSLMSFLIAVPTGVKFFNWIGTMWQGSLSFETPMLWSLGFLVTFLLGGLSGVLIASPPLDFHVTDSYFIVAHLHYVLFGTIVFATFGGFYFWWPKWTGRMLDERLGRIHFWTLFVGFQTTFLVQHWLGAMGMPRRYADYLAADGFTTLNTISSIGAFLLGMSTLPFLYNVWKTARYGEMVEVDDPWGYGRSLEWATSCPPPRHNFHALPRVRSDSPAFDLHHPEVLRVLPEEEHGDVEPTPDTLGTQSE
- a CDS encoding thiamine pyrophosphate-requiring protein, coding for MTLVADYVLQRLSEWGVHRVYGYPGDGINGMLGAFDRAEGEPEFIQVRHEEMAAFMACAHAKFTGEVGCCIATSGPGAVHLLNGLYDAKLDHQPVVAVIGQQKRLSLGAHYQQEIHLDRLFADVSEFCQVVMHPGQTRHVIDRAFKTALTTRGVATIIIPDDIQEEDAVPSPPKMHGSVFSSVGWSQPRVLPDEGELRKAAGILNAGEKVAMVIGQGAAKAQGEVIEVAELLGAGVAKALLGREVLPDDLPFVTGPIGLLGSKASDEMIQGCDTLLMVGTSFPYSEWLPDEGQAKGVEIDIDGRMIGIRYPMDAHLVGDSKETLKALLPLLRRKEDRGWRKKIEKHVREWNAVCDKWASENFGGTINPQAVAAELSPRLPDGAILTADSGSGTNWWARHLKLRDGMRASLSGTLATMGPGTPYAIAARFAYPDRPVIAFAGDGAFQMNGMNEMITIKRYLDRLSGPAPFVFCIFNNQDLNQVTWEQRAMAGDPKYPGSQYIPDVPYAQYAELLGLKGIYCDNPKKVGAAWEEALACDRPVVLEFKTDQEIAPIPPHIMAGQGKKAAKAAVKDPERTGIATKGARQKLSEMVERLPGRH